Proteins found in one Sporichthya brevicatena genomic segment:
- a CDS encoding 2Fe-2S iron-sulfur cluster-binding protein — MITRVEPLGIDLDVEEGETVMEAALRHGYRWPTICGGNATCGVCCLEVLRGANHCAPPGARELERLAAIGMPAAENGARRLACELRVQGPIVVHMPGVRAAVAR; from the coding sequence GTGATCACGCGCGTGGAGCCCCTCGGCATCGATCTCGACGTCGAGGAGGGTGAGACCGTCATGGAGGCGGCGCTCCGGCACGGGTATCGCTGGCCGACGATCTGTGGGGGCAACGCCACCTGCGGGGTGTGTTGCCTGGAGGTCCTGCGGGGCGCCAACCACTGCGCACCCCCGGGAGCGCGGGAGCTCGAACGGCTGGCCGCGATCGGCATGCCGGCCGCCGAGAACGGGGCGCGGCGACTGGCGTGTGAGCTCCGGGTCCAGGGCCCGATCGTGGTGCACATGCCGGGCGTGCGGGCGGCGGTCGCGCGATGA
- a CDS encoding enoyl-CoA hydratase has translation MSDFATITYDVAPTGVARIVLNRPDAANAQSRQMLYELSAAFDRAAQDNDVKVVILAGAGKHFSAGHDLRDRAPMSDFEPVGCCGGFDLPGAEGWMATEQEIYLGLCWRWRNFPKATIAEVQGKVILGGLMLAWVCDLIVASDDAEFSDTAVGFGMNGAEFFVHQWEMGTRVAKEMLFTGEPITARRAYEIGMVNRVVPRDELTEATEALARKIAAQPTMGIKLAKQSVHDALDAQNQWTAVSAAFGRHQLGHSHNMQVHGRPIDPAGLAPLRRKSSP, from the coding sequence ATGAGCGACTTCGCGACGATCACCTACGACGTGGCGCCCACCGGCGTAGCCCGCATCGTCCTGAACCGTCCGGACGCCGCGAACGCGCAGAGCCGGCAGATGCTCTACGAACTGAGCGCAGCGTTCGACCGCGCCGCGCAGGACAACGACGTCAAGGTCGTGATCCTGGCCGGTGCCGGCAAGCACTTCTCCGCCGGGCACGACCTGCGGGACCGTGCGCCGATGAGCGACTTCGAACCAGTCGGCTGCTGTGGCGGTTTCGACCTGCCCGGCGCCGAAGGGTGGATGGCGACCGAGCAGGAGATCTATCTCGGCCTGTGCTGGCGGTGGCGGAACTTCCCGAAGGCGACCATCGCCGAGGTGCAGGGCAAGGTGATCCTCGGCGGCCTGATGTTGGCGTGGGTGTGCGACCTGATCGTCGCGAGTGACGACGCCGAGTTCTCCGACACGGCCGTCGGCTTCGGCATGAACGGTGCCGAGTTCTTCGTGCACCAGTGGGAGATGGGAACACGCGTCGCCAAGGAGATGCTGTTCACGGGCGAACCCATCACCGCGCGGCGTGCCTACGAGATCGGCATGGTCAACCGGGTCGTCCCGCGCGACGAACTGACGGAGGCGACGGAAGCGCTCGCCCGCAAGATCGCCGCTCAGCCCACCATGGGGATCAAGCTGGCGAAGCAGTCGGTGCACGACGCCCTCGACGCCCAGAACCAGTGGACGGCGGTGAGCGCCGCGTTCGGCCGGCATCAGTTGGGTCATTCGCACAACATGCAGGTGCACGGCCGGCCGATCGACCCCGCGGGCCTGGCGCCCCTGCGCCGCAAGAGCTCGCCCTAG
- a CDS encoding enoyl-CoA hydratase/isomerase family protein — translation MTVSIEAIDHVCVVEFSRPPHNYFDAALIGAVADACAEASARPECRAVVLASSGRHFCAGADFAGPDGDSFDTATLYAAGLPLFEIDVPLVAAVQGSAIGGGFGLALAADFRVAGPSTRFRCNFARLGIHHGFGLTVTLPRVVGDQLALDLLCTGRTVDGEEALRIRLCDRLAPEGEVRQEAVALAAALAANGPIAVQAIRRTMRAGLRDAVRDATAREHSAQQLCRTTSDFAEGVHAASERREPRFLGR, via the coding sequence CCACGTCTGCGTCGTCGAGTTCTCCCGGCCGCCGCACAACTACTTCGACGCAGCGCTCATCGGAGCCGTCGCCGACGCCTGTGCCGAAGCCTCGGCCCGGCCGGAGTGCCGGGCCGTCGTGCTCGCGTCCTCGGGCCGGCACTTCTGCGCCGGCGCCGACTTCGCCGGCCCGGACGGGGACTCCTTCGACACCGCGACCCTCTACGCCGCCGGGCTCCCGCTGTTCGAGATCGACGTTCCGCTCGTCGCCGCCGTCCAGGGTTCCGCGATCGGTGGCGGGTTCGGGCTCGCCCTCGCCGCGGACTTCCGGGTCGCCGGGCCGTCCACCCGGTTCCGCTGCAACTTCGCCCGGTTGGGCATCCACCACGGTTTCGGTCTCACCGTCACACTGCCGCGGGTGGTGGGTGATCAGCTCGCCCTGGACCTGCTGTGCACGGGCCGAACCGTCGACGGCGAGGAGGCGCTGCGGATCCGGCTGTGCGACCGGTTGGCCCCCGAGGGCGAGGTTCGCCAGGAGGCGGTGGCGCTCGCCGCTGCCCTGGCCGCGAACGGACCGATCGCGGTGCAGGCCATCCGTCGGACCATGCGAGCCGGTCTGCGGGACGCCGTCCGGGACGCGACCGCACGCGAGCACAGCGCGCAGCAGCTCTGCCGGACGACCTCGGACTTCGCCGAAGGCGTGCACGCGGCGAGCGAGCGCCGTGAGCCGCGGTTCCTGGGCCGCTAG